The nucleotide sequence CAAAGTACTCTCAATCCCGGACTGTCGACTTGGACCCCGGGGTCATCGCCAGGAACCGTTGTCTTGCCTATCTCGACAATATGCCGGAGGCTGAGTCTTACAGGGTCCTGCGGACACATCTCCTGCAGCGGACCAGGGGGTCAGGGAGCAACACCATCATGGTTACCAGCGCCCTGCCGGGAGAGGGGAAGACCCTTGCGGCCATTAATCTCGCCTTCACCTTCGCCCGTGAGTTTCAGCATACGGTCTTGCTTATTGATGGCGATCTGAGAAATCAGAGTATTCATAAGTATTTGGGATACGCCAGCGAAAAGGGGTTGATAGATCACCTCGTGGACGGCTCGCCCCTTTCCGAATTAATCACGTGGCCGGGAGTCGAAAAAATGACGCTTATCTCCGGCGGCCGTTCCTACAAGGAAAGCGCAGAAATCCTCGGATCGCCCCTCATGAAAAAACTGGTGTCGGAGATGAAGACGCGCTATCCCGAACGGTATCTTCTTTTTGATCTCCCTCCCATCCTGACCGGCGCAGATGTCCTGGCTTTTGCCCCGCTTGTAGATTATGTGGTTGTCGTTGTTCAGGCAGGCAAGACATCGATGGACGATGTTAAGAGGGCGCTCCAGTTCCTTCCGAAGGAGAAGATCCTGGGATTTATTCTGAACAGATGTTAGCCTTTGTCCTGGATCGTGGTTACTGGTAGCATCAATCGGAGGCAAGTAATGAAAGACGCGCTCCCGAGCATGAGGCAATGTACGAATTGGTCCTTTCGCGACTGAAAGTAAGATAAAAACAATTATCAAGGCTGCAGGCCGTTTATTTGCCTTCTTCCTGACGTTATCGGCATGTTTGTCCGTTGTATATAACTGAAGGGTATGGTAGCCTGTAGACGAGAGGACGAGAAGGCTAAACCATCTGGAGAAGGTCGCTTTTTTTACTTTGTAAGTGAAGATGGATAGCAGAAAGAGAGGTGCATTATGTACGCCGAAGGAGTCAGTGATATACCGTACCATGAAAGAATCGGAATTGCAGGCACGACGGTCAAGGAAGGTATCGTAGGCAGTCTGAAGGGGATTAATGAGATCGAGGCTGAGATCGTAAGTCTCGTGAGGAATACCGTGTCGAACACCCTCCGGGCCGGCGGAGCTGTGGCGGGCGAGAGCCTGTCAATCACAAAGGAGGTGCTCAAGGGCGCCATAACCGCAACAGAGGAGGTCGGCGCCGGTCTTGTTCTGAGCACAAAGAGCGTGGCAAAGGGCATTGTCATGGGAGTGAGCGATATTGGTGGAGACGTTGTTACGGTTGCGAGCCAGACGGCGAAGGGTGCGGTCAAGGGAGCTGCGGAAGTTGGAGCCGACATCGCTCTTGTGGCACGGAGGGCTGTTGACGGGGTGATCGAGGCTGCCAAGGAAATCGGAGGAAACGTGACTGACGTTGCCAAGGCTGCCGTAGGAGGAGCGATCGAAGGAGCGGGCAGTATCGGAAACACAGCCCTGAAGGCGGTAAAAGACATGCTCGTCGGAGTTGTGGAGGGCGTCAAGGAGATCGGAAATACCGCTTTTTCGAGACCACGGATGGAAAGGGAAGCGCGTGAGCAGCATGCCCCGCGTACCGAGGGGGAGCTCGCCGATGCGTATATGAGGAAAGGGAGGCAGAAAAAGTCGTAATAAACAATATAGTTGATGCAGCGCTATGATCAGAAAAGGGGAGCATTACCGCTCCCCTTCGTCACATTAAGCTATGTCTTATTTCTTCATCTTCTTGCGCATGCCCGCCAGTCACAACAGGCCAGAGCCACACATTTTCAGCTCAGCTTTTTCCTGAGCCCGACAAGACCAACCAGACCGGGGCCGAAAAGCCACAGCGCGGCAGGAATTGGTGTAGGCGTTACTGTCATACCCACGTCGCCACCGGAATGCAGGCTTTGCCCATTCGAGGTAAAAGTACCCAGTACGGAGAGTGAATATAAGCCGCCGGCAATTGAGCCGTTGCTGTTGGTACCGTTAAAGGAACTGCTGGTATAGGGACCTAAGGCACTGATTGCTGAACCTGTGATTCCACCATAAAGTTGATTGGTCGGATCATAGTAAGCCTGGAACACGTCGTTACCGCCACCCAGTGTTCCACCTGCTGTGAGCGTCACCCCGGCAGGTCCCGTTGTAAAACCTGTTTCGCTCAGTGCAATCTTTAGCCACTTACCACTGGTGGTGGGACCTGATGATATGCCAAAGTTAAGGTCCATCTCAGGGGCGGATAGAGAGCCTACCAGGGGAGAGCCCAATCCCACATTCTGCGAAAATGTCCAGCTGCCGAGAGTCCCATCAATCTTAATTATCTGCCCTGACCCAGGGACGGTCTCCGGAACGGTCACCGAATTGCCGTCGCTGTCCCACAACTTCATCTCGAAGGTGGCATAGGCTGTCGAGTTGATCGCAGTCAGAGCGACCATTGCCAAAAGCATAACAACGGCCATTTTCTTAGCTGTTTGCATGATATCACCTCCTTTCTATCGTAAATTCCTTTACTTCAGACCGCCATCTCAAGATGGCTTTGGCTTCAGATCAGAATATGTTGCTTATTAAACCAAAAAGCCCACCTCGCGAGCATATCGCTCAAGAAGGTGGGCTTTTTGGTTCCTCATATATACTTATAAGGTCAGCAGAGTACCCGCACAGCTTACTCATAGTAAACCACAAAACGCATTACAACATTATGACAACAGGGTTAAATTTATGTGA is from Thermodesulfovibrionales bacterium and encodes:
- a CDS encoding P-loop NTPase; translation: MIRKIRKALTSFNRKSPEKKSGERSGPPVQINPEEKDKEISGWVSPKYSQSRTVDLDPGVIARNRCLAYLDNMPEAESYRVLRTHLLQRTRGSGSNTIMVTSALPGEGKTLAAINLAFTFAREFQHTVLLIDGDLRNQSIHKYLGYASEKGLIDHLVDGSPLSELITWPGVEKMTLISGGRSYKESAEILGSPLMKKLVSEMKTRYPERYLLFDLPPILTGADVLAFAPLVDYVVVVVQAGKTSMDDVKRALQFLPKEKILGFILNRC